A stretch of the Peromyscus leucopus breed LL Stock chromosome 10, UCI_PerLeu_2.1, whole genome shotgun sequence genome encodes the following:
- the LOC114691866 gene encoding LOW QUALITY PROTEIN: T-complex protein 1 subunit delta-like (The sequence of the model RefSeq protein was modified relative to this genomic sequence to represent the inferred CDS: deleted 1 base in 1 codon; substituted 1 base at 1 genomic stop codon), which produces MPPLEPSTPTAKTVPEQHNVADAQHVAKVARSEKVDPRSRAPASGQGSHGKGAYQDRNKPAQICFSNISAAKAVADAIRTSLGPKGMYKMIQDGKGGVTITNGSATILKQMQVLHPAARMLVELSKAQDIEAGDGTTSVVIIADCLVDSCTKLLQKGIHPTIISESFQKALERGLETLNDMSRPVQLSDRETLLNRTTTSLNSKVVSQYSSLLSPMSVNAVMKVIDPATATSVDLRDIKIVEKLGGTIDDCELVEGLVLTQKVANSGISRVEKAKIGLIQFCLSAPKTDKDNQIVVSDYAQMDRVLREERAYILNLVKQIKKTGYNVLLIQKSILRDALSDLALHFLNKMKIMVVKDIEREDVEFICKTIGTKPVAHIDQFTADMLGSAELAEEVNLNGSGKLFKITGCASPGKTVTIVVCGSNKLVIEEAERSIHDALCVIRCLIKRERERERERERERALIAGGDAPEIELALRLLMSTEYSXTLSDMESYCVHAFTDAMEVIPSTLAENAGLNPVFTVMELRNRHAQGEKTTGINVQKGGISNILEEMIVQPLLVSVSALTLTTETIQSILKIDYVVNTQ; this is translated from the exons atgccCCCACTCGAGCCCAGCACCCCTACTGCAAAAACAGTCCCAGAGCAACACAACGTAGCTGACGCACAAC ACGTCGCCAAGGTTGCCAGGTCGGAGAAGGTAGATCCCAGAAGCAGGGCGCCCGCCTCGGGGCAGGGCAGCCACGGGAAAGGCGCCTACCAGGACCGCAACAAGCCGGCCCAGATCTGCTTCAGCAACATTTCCGCCGCCAAAGCGGTTGCTGATGCCATTAGGACAAGCCTTGGACCGAAAGGAATGTACAAAATGATTCAAGATGGAAAAGGTGGTGTGACCATTACAAATGGCAGTGCCACCATTCTGAAACAAATGCAAGTATTGCACCCAGCAGCCAGAATGCTGGTGGAGCTGTCTAAAGCTCAAGACATAGAAGCAGGGGATGGGACCACGTCGGTTGTCATCATTGCTGACTGTCTCGTAGACTCCTGTACCAAGCTTCTGCAGAAAGGTATACATCCAACCATCATTTCTGAGTCATTCCAAAAAGCTTTGGAAAGGGGTCTTGAAACCCTTAATGACATGTCTCGACCTGTACAACTGAgcgacagagaaaccttgttaaATAGAACGACCACTTCGTTGAATTCAAAGGTTGTCTCTCAGTATTCAAGTTTACTCTCTCCAATGAGTGTCAATGCAGTGATGAAAGTGATTGACCCAGCCACAGCTACCAGTGTAGATCTTAGAGATATTAAAATAGTGGAGAAGCTTGGTGGGAcaatagatgactgtgagctggtAGAAGGGCTCGTTCTCACCCAGAAAGTGGCAAATTCTGGCATCTCAAGAGTGGAGAAGGCCAAGATTGGGCTTATTCAGTTTTGCTTATCTGCTCCTAAAACAGATAAGGATAATCAGATAGTAGTGTCTGACTATGCCCAGATGGATCGAGTGCTCCGAGAAGAGAGAGcctatattttaaatttggtGAAGCAGATTAAGAAAACAGGATACAATGTCCTGCTCATACAGAAGTCTATCCTAAGAGATGCGCTTAGTGATCTTGCATTACATTTTCTGAATAAGATGAAGATTATGGTGGTTAAGGACATTGAAAGAGAAGACGTTGAGTTCATTTGTAAGACAATTGGAACCAAACCAGTTGCTCATATTGACCAGTTCACTGCTGACATGCTGGGTTCTGCTGAATTAGCAGAGGAAGTCAATTTAAATGGTTCTGGAAAACTGTTCAAGATAACAGGTTGTGCAAGCCCAGGCAAAACAGTTACAATTGTCGTGTGTGGTTCTAACAAACTGGTGATTGAAGAAGCTGAGCGCTCCATTCATGATGCTCTCTGTGTTATTCGCTGCctaattaagagagagagagagagagagagagagagagagagagagagagctcttatTGCAGGAGGTGATGCTCCAGAAATAGAGTTGGCCCTGAGACTG CTCATGAGTACTGAGTACTCATGAACACTGAGTGATATGGAATCCTACTGTGTTCATGCTTTCACAGATGCCATGGAAGTCATTCCATCTACACTAGCTGAAAATGCTGGCCTGAATCCCGTTTTTACGGTAATGGAACTAAGAAACAGACATGCCCAAGGAGAAAAAACTACAGGCATTAATGTCCAAAAGGGTGGAATTTCCAACATTTTGGAGGAAATGATTGTCCAGCCTCTGTTGGTGTCAGTCAGTGCTTTGACCCTAACAACTGAAACCATCCAGAGCATTCTGAAAATAGATTATGTGGTAAATACTCAATAA